A window of Daphnia carinata strain CSIRO-1 chromosome 5, CSIRO_AGI_Dcar_HiC_V3, whole genome shotgun sequence genomic DNA:
TTTGGGTCTTGATTTTTCACGGCATTTAACGGCGCTTTGTTACTGACAATAGTGGGTTGTTTGACACTTTTAAACGAAGAATTGGCGTTAAGTATGCGCTCGGGATTGTAAACGTGGATGATCATCTCCAAAACGAGAAATTCCCACGGCCATTAATGAAACGTAAAAGAAACGCTGGAGAATGGTTTGAATAGAAAGAAGGAGAGGGTGATAAGCGTGTACGAATGAATCGCCGGAGCAGGGGAGACTGAGCCGATGAAGCCGAAGAGGGAGAGAAAAGCTGGAACTGTTGCAGGTGTGGCCTAGCCACCTAGCCATATACCCCTGAACGAAGGGGAAAACGCCGACCTTCAAACTTTAAGTAAAATATATGCAGTCACCTACCTActcgaaagaaagaaaaaaaaaaaaattagaaaccGGTTGAAATGCTATCAGAAACCGCGGACAAAGAAGGCTTTGCCACTTTCCTCTTGGCCCGTTTGGCCATTTCGACTGATTTAAATAGCTCCTCCCACCTTGGACCATTTACGTTGGGTTATTTGATCACCAGAGATAATTGGCGAGTAAAGAAGAGAACCCATCCGTTCCACTTTCGACATCTGCAGtttatgaaatttgtttagaAATTTGTTCATTAGTACCTACGACGTTGCACCTATCTTCCGTTTCCCTTCATCTTTGTCTCTTATGaacatttgtttttggaacagaagaaagaatttgaaaaatatttcttttatgTAGGCCTTTGCCTGAAATAGGGTTTGCATCTTTTTATGGGTACCACTGATGCTGAAGATAGCTGCCGAATAACAATGACTCTGGACAAAAATCACACAGCCTCTGGCTAGGAAAACAGTTGGCGAGACAGTTACACACTCTTCCTATTGGAGCTTTGAAAtaccaatttttttatatgaaagAAGAAGTAAATTACGCACCAGCCTCCTCTCCATGTTATCATAGTATTGTAAACTGTGACTGTTGATAAGGAGCGAGTTAATGCTACTGATGCTGTCGGGGTTTTAAGGAATTCCAGAGATAGCAGTTGGTAAGTAATTAGGACTATACAACCAACCCTATTTTTACAGATTGAACTTTCTTATAAATACTTACTACTTTAAACATTCCTTTACATGGCTAGCTGACTCAATGATGGTTGACAAGGAAAAATAATGCAGTTCACATGCAAAGTTTGGTTTTGGTGTTGTCAGGCTTATCTGTGTACATTATGAGTCAGCCATTACTACAATAATAGtattaaaattcttttctatttaCCTTTAAATGAACTGATAAGTTGATAAGccgtttcaaaaacaaaacagaggcCAGTGAAGTGAGAACGCAATTATTACATGATACAAGAACTTTACACCTGACGAAACACGAAAGCCGCCATAGCGGACATGTCATGGCGAAGTGCTTACAAATTCCGGTAGATGGCTGAAGTCGCAACTATCCTAAACtgcaacaaaaacattttttgcaactagtaaagaaaataaaaaagatttattacaaaaacaagaaccctcctattttttaatttgttggATAAATTTTACTTTACACCAAAACATTCAGACAGGACGatagtttttatttaaaatctatTGTACAATTTCCGTTAAGCTCTATATTTTAATAGACATGATCGATGCTCTTGATATAAATAAACAAGCACACCAAAATGTAACGTATTATTTTCAAACCATGAAATGGAATGTTTCTTTTAATACTCACTAGACAACTACTAGTACATAAAATCCCTTGGGGAAGAACAAATTTTATAATATTTAATTAAAGAGTATTTTAGTTATTGGAATTGTTTTTGATGGATGTCATGGTCCCCACTGTGACACGAGATAAACTAATTCATAAATTCTTGTGGCAGGGTCATGGTTCCTGAACGCAGCAACTTGGGTAAACTAGTTTATACAACCTTCAGGCAGGACTGCAGGAACCGAGTAATAAGTGATGTCATTCGTTAAGTATGTTGATCGAGTCGTATTCCGGCTAGGAGATGAAACATTACTACTACCAGAAAACCGAGGTCAAGGAGTGCGAACGAACGTCAGGAACTCCTCGCGTGTCTTAGGGTCGTCGCGGAAGCCGCCCAACATGGCCGAAGTGATCGTCTTGGCGTTGATCTTCTGCACGCCTCGCATGACCATGCACATATGTCTGTAGAGCacgaaatagaaaatcaaTGTTTTGTAAACCATTTCATCCTTCATAAGCTCCTTAATAATCAAACTTCACAACTTACGTTGCTTCGACTACGACGCCAACTCCGTGAGGTTCTACTGCCTCGCAAACGGCCAGCGCAATTTGTTTCGTCAATCTTTCTTGGACTTGTAGGCGGCGGCTGTAAATTTCCACAATCCTGTTTAGAAACGTAAAATAAGCGTCCTAGTTAGAACGTCTAATTTAGAACTAAAAATATACCTGGCCAATTTTGACAATCCAAGGACTTTGCCGTTTGGTAAATAACCGATGGAGACTTTACCAATAAATGGCACCAGATGGTGTTCACACATGGAGAACATTTCAATATCTTTAACCACGACCATTTCGTCGTGATTTTCGTCGAAAATGGCATCGTTCAAAAcctctgaaaataaaaaaacaaatgcaacacGCAATTAGTTACTAGAATGCAATAAGGTACGCCAGCTGTCAAGCAGTCACGCAGATAATGGTTATGAAAAACGTCAGATCTTACTACACTCAAAGAGTAACATAGTCGGGAAAAGTAAGACAGATGGAACAAACAAGAACAAGACGGCGAAATGCCACGCGAACGAGCAGACATTCCCCAACAAAGCTGGTTATATTGTCCTCGGCAAGATATCGATCGTTTTttgcaaagaaaagaacgttATGCGCATCACGTACTCCACGAGCTCCAAATAACGAGAATCTTTTTCAGCGGTATCCGAGCTCAACAGGCAGTAATCAAGCTCTGTTGTACAGCATATATCGAATCAAGAAGGACCAATTGTTCTGGAGATAAGACTGGCAAGTTAGAAAGCCAAATGTTCCTTtaggctgttttttttttttttttttttcaaatcaacaGGAACGAGGCTGAGCAGCCGTAAAATCTGTAATCAAAAGAAGAGCTGTTTGACGCTGGCCGCATCGTTCTGCAGCGGGAATGAAAGCAACATTCATTGCAAAATGGAACGAGAGACCCCTTGACTGCCGTCCTAGTAATCAACAGCAGCCCGTCACTTAATTATGGGGATCTAACGGGAAACGTTGGGTGAGATGattgaacaaaagaaacgaggaaagacagagaaaagaagaaaatctgCGAGACAAGATTGATTGGCACGAATAAGTGCCGTCGAATAACCTTCTAGCGTTTGCTCGTATCCTTTTGTGAAGAATAAGAAAGCTTTTGCGGCCCTTTCCGGCGTTTTCAACAGTCCCTGACGACATGGGTCTTCTCCAACATCGGACAGCAAGGAGCGATAGGAGTCAATCATGGCCGGCAACATTTCTTCGCGGTTTAGCCGAGGAGAGCGCCGTAGACTGTCGACATCtatgaacaaaacaaatgagaatatatagatttgattaacaattatttttgggtTTTACCAGCGCTGCTAAGAAAGGGCGTCGTATGTTAAAATGAATGAGGCTGTGCCTTGATTAGAAACGTAATAACACCCAAGTCGTTGCATTCCCTAAAGATAGTCTTAATGAAGTTGTCGCATCACCTCATCACGCAAGACATAAAGGAAGCAGGTCACCCATACGTATCTTTCTACATTACGAAATACGATTTTCTTTGGAACAATTTGATACCGCGGGCGACATTTTTATGGGTCCAGGAGTTATGCACGTATCGACCGTCCCAGCATCTCGAATTTTATCCAACTGATGTAGTAAAGGGAGCGTCATATAGAATATCAGACGCGGGATAAAGTACAATACCGTGTCACCAGTAGCTTCAGAAGTTTTGGAGTGCGCTCCTTCTACAGATCTAGGTATGACCATCAGTAAAAGTTGTGACAAACATGCACATAAGCGAAACCGCTTTGACTCGATGATCTAAATCTGTTCTAGACACCTCTATTTTGGCGACAGatccaaattttaaaagcTCCTTTTCGGTCTTTGACGGTTTTCATTTAGACTGCGCGAACCAAGTCAAGGGCCTTTCTACTACAGGTATATGATCAATgagttttgtgttttttaaaggagaaACAGATTAAACCTCAACACGAATTTCCTTAAGCTCAACACTGTTTTAAAACGGAGAggttttcaaaatatatagGACGATGGCGGATTACattgacaaaagaaaactgaccTATTGTTCGCAGTCCATTAGTGATTGCTTTGCATTCTGCGTCGTCTCCATTGACAGCCGATCCAGCCACTGCCTTGCTGTTTTTCAGAGCTTCCATCTTTGCGTTCAAGTTGATCTAGagattaaagtaaaaaaaaacaaaaaaaaaaaaacagtcagaCTTTCTTTACAGCTAAACAATAGCGATAAGATATTCTTAAACATTTACTCTACAATACCTATGCGAAGTTTTTAATTTAGAAACTTGTCCCCCTCAAAAACAAGAAGTGAAAAACTGCACAGCGTTCCTATCACCAATGGTGCTGTTGCTTCGGAGACTGTAGGGAGACTGTCCTTCTTTCGCCGCCTAACGCCTTTATATACACACGGAGAGCGTGTGCCGCGAAGCAACAGCTCTCTGGATTACAATCAGGTTGTTCATCGCCAAGAGCTTACGTAATATTTGGATCAGTCGCAAATTTTCGAACTGCGCCACTACAACGAAACTGGGGTTTACCCCGTATACAACCATTGTTGCGGAAAACGGGTTTAAAACACGTgacaataaaagaataacTAATGGCAGCTCCATGTTTCGTATGAAATATTTACGGCACACAGTACGACAACGAGCTACAGTTTCACCATAAACGCCCGGAACACGGTCGCGGTAGTCACGTAGACAGTCGGATAATGCTCGAAgctattcttcttttcgtcATACGATTTTCATTCTTCTATCTAACGCAGGGAAAATTGTCTATCGTTGAGATATTGCGAGTAGGGGGAGCGCAACAGTGCGTAAGACTTTAACAAGAAGTCAATCACCCATAAAGGGAAAGAGAGATTGGGTGTGCCTTGATTAATTTTGTAATAAAATTGCCACTTATTTCTACGCCACCCGCCCTCTCCCATTCCATTGACTTGAATAGCTGAGCTTGTCGATCTGACGACGCGGGAAGCTCCCGGATCGATGGTTTTTTTCTGATGGTAGATAAGATCAAAAGACTAGAGCAGCAAAACCTGATCTCATGTTCATTCATCGACAGTCTGAACGCTCCCTTCTCCAACAAGATGCTGGAGGGAACGTTGTAAAAGGTTTGAATCGATCTACTTTCCTACCATATCCAGGAGCTACGTTCAATTCTATAAGTTGCGTAGCACGCTTTAGCTATCGGTATTTCTTGTTATCTACGTGAGTAATGGAAAACGGGCTTCTGTATACTTAGGCTGCCCGCGTTACAGTGATCGATGACTATGAGCGCTTTCAATCAATCAATGCTTCTATAAACTAAGTGCCTTGGTTAAGAATTATGAGAAATGAGTTTACCCCAATTGTTTTGTCATGTAGCTGCCACTGAAGTCATGAAAGCATTTAAATGACCTGCAggaacatttcaaaattttttcaaattttaggATAGTCCTACATTACTGCAATCTTTCAAAGCTGACAATTCTACCACCAAAATGACAAAGACCTTGCAAACTGGAATTGGTGGGGCATGAGCGAAGTTAGGTTAGGTTGAACACTGTGGTTTCGAAATTGCAACAATTGGGTCAGGGCTAGTCACACCAACAGAGATAGTTAGATACTACTATTTGCAAAGCATTGCTCCCAAAATATATGTTTAAGCCCTGAACTAATTTTAGAGGTGCAATTTAAAAGTTCATAATCTACTTACTGAGATTGTGGTGCTTTAGGTGTTTGTTCCGAAGAAATTGAAGTCATAAAAAATAGCAGGAGAAGTAGATCTGGGAGACGTCTTAATTTCACAATTGTGAAATAAGTATTCGCTTACGTAACACCCCAATTTCTAAGGATCTAAAAATAAGACGAAATAAATTTTGTATAACTATTTATGCCATTACGGAAATTTTCATATTCGTTGGGAAAAGGCCACCGATTCAGCCCAAGTCGTAACTCATACTAGCAGTACTTTTTGCTGTGTCTAACTCCCTGCCACAAAAGATAagatcaaaaaataaaagcttgGGCAAGTTATGCGaagaaatcaaattcaaaatgtgaCTTCTGTCAACAAACAACTGTCTTTCTTAACTAGCAGACGAGCGCAGAGCTGTCATGGTAACCTGCCATAGCAaccgttttgttgttgttacttCAACTTTTTGAAGTCTAGCGTCGTTATTTTAGTTTACGATGGAAAAGGGGACATGGCAGAACTACATTTAATAGGCCAAATCATCGGTGGAACAGAATTCTCCGACAAATCCATCTTCTGTCGTTGGCAATTATCTTCAGGTGAGCGTCAATCGATTTCTACTACTCTTTAAGCCCTCAGTTCTGTGTTAGTAAAATTCTAATAAACATTGCAGGCAACAATTGGCGTGTTCTCGAAGGTGCTACAGAGGGTCAGACGCAACTCGATACTCCGCAGATTGGCTCACTGACTAATTGGAATCATCCGTTGGATGTCCACTGGGCTACCAGAGGTCTTCAAGGCTGGCCACAAATTCATTTGCAAATTTACCATCTAGACGGTTACTCGCGAACTAACCTGATCGGCTACGCATCTGCATCCATTCCGACGCGTCCTGGTATTCACTACGTCGATGCTCCAGCGTGGAGACCCTTaggtgtttttttctttttttgcaaagaAACCGTACTTTTTAGAAAGCCTACTGGATAAAATATCTTAAAGTTATTGatcgatcgtttttttttcaggcacaTTTACCGAAGAACTGATGCGCCACTTTATTGGCGGTGGAATTGAGCTAACCGACGCTGATCGTATCCAAAACGGAGCCGATCGATCCCGTTTGAAGACAGAGGCGGCTGGTAAAGTTCATCTGGAAATTGGATTAATCTTTCGGGATTTCAAAAAGTTCGGCATCGAGTACTGAGTTAACAGAAAATGACCAAGTTATCCGCCTTGCTGTACATTGTCGTTCAAATTGGATTGCACATCTCCAAAACTTATGTCTCTGCTCAATCTACTACGCCACCTACTAATGTCCAACAATCTGAAGTTATTAATCAAACCGACTTGTCAAACACCAACCAACCAACCGCTGGAACGACCACCATTAGCTCACCTGTTTGGGAGAACGTTACGTCGATGACTAGTTTCCTTACGACGGAGCCATCAGCGAGTTCCACAACAGAAAATCCCGAGCCGGAAAACGATTACGTCAAGTTGGACCACGACCTATTTTTGTGCACTTGCGACTTGATAGGTGGGCAGTGTGACGTCAATTGCTGCTGTGATCCGGAATGCAGTCTGGACGACCGTCGTCTTTTCAGCCGGTGTTGGTCGCCTCCCAGCTCCTATTTCGACCGTTACTATTGCTCGCCGGATCCCGATCG
This region includes:
- the LOC130696390 gene encoding GTP cyclohydrolase 1-like, with protein sequence MEALKNSKAVAGSAVNGDDAECKAITNGLRTIDVDSLRRSPRLNREEMLPAMIDSYRSLLSDVGEDPCRQGLLKTPERAAKAFLFFTKGYEQTLEEVLNDAIFDENHDEMVVVKDIEMFSMCEHHLVPFIGKVSIGYLPNGKVLGLSKLARIVEIYSRRLQVQERLTKQIALAVCEAVEPHGVGVVVEATHMCMVMRGVQKINAKTITSAMLGGFRDDPKTREEFLTFVRTP
- the LOC130696391 gene encoding B9 domain-containing protein 2-like is translated as MAELHLIGQIIGGTEFSDKSIFCRWQLSSGNNWRVLEGATEGQTQLDTPQIGSLTNWNHPLDVHWATRGLQGWPQIHLQIYHLDGYSRTNLIGYASASIPTRPGIHYVDAPAWRPLGTFTEELMRHFIGGGIELTDADRIQNGADRSRLKTEAAGKVHLEIGLIFRDFKKFGIEY